A region from the Brassica napus cultivar Da-Ae chromosome C8, Da-Ae, whole genome shotgun sequence genome encodes:
- the LOC125591675 gene encoding meiosis-specific protein ASY2-like: MSLGGKGKLSRAQKGKAAVNATESSPARVVESNSSPDFEMIHREAMMDTENMDTPQRVLVADSARQLREERENVTLILRDGQGGADVGETSLPDFVPCCYHPGGIFEDLPALAVEQMRPSVVEGQSWENIEETRSTPSSVKALLRECEGTGVTFLIPTKSQRPWSPPLGFQCVYVSYFQDETKLWFPIPRLVTSYVRRRDAAISQFFNGAFRTSVALMVTAAEIDVSMSVRTLEELTYTKSMGDGLFSIQMRPNYNVIVDHPCRTVHWQRFYFYVKSDGFAFEEPPDVSFRFLWNHKLVDHPDTASYPEDFVSDARAVVSRVQVSWKDITIERIRRVLDRISRKDWRSDLLPLITGNKRRFSIFSSAEQKIINAAREMKELPDLSALIKKKLSEAKKASSATPSETTLSGTTPRVKTPRGAIPPAPLPLVVSPGPSTGPANVDSSREDLTLISERETAEPSVTGGNKKRSAPDSSASAASQARTESDGPPKKKKKKERKKKKSVEEQSEPAESAENCETVIEKGSSRDAAARGVVDSDNSPSISLKKKKTARSQESSTPAASASAAKIPPAAPRTLVEGGSASEDRRVKFHDRVEFKYVGETPLSFAPTDCAELVRQIKGGRKDLPAVKDLIFKDAYVNAARTKILVRIILLILSFSCSWLTSECASNATFTNQNELRMA, encoded by the exons ATGTCGTTGGGCGGTAAAGGTAAACTTTCTAGGGCCCAGAAAGGGAAAGCCGCGGTGAATGCGACCGAATCGAGTCCTGCACGTGTCGTCGAGTCGAATTCCTCGCCCGATTTTGAGATGATTCATCGTGAAGCCATGATGGATACGGAGAATATGGACACGCCCCAGCGAGTCCTCGTTGCTGATTCGGCGCGGCAGCTCCGCGAGGAGAGAGAAAATGTAACATTAATTTTGAGAGACGGCCAGGGTGGAGCTGATGTCGGAGAGACTTCCCTCCCCGATTTCGTCCCGTGTTGTTACCATCCAGGGGGAATCTTCGAGGATCTTCCGGCTCTGGCGGTTGAGCAGATGCGTCCTTCTGTCGTAGAGGGACAGTCATGGGAGAATATCGAGGAGACTCGTTCGACTCCTAGTAGCGTGAAAGCTTTATTGAGGGAATGTGAAGGAACCGGGGTGACCTTTTTGATCCCAACTAAATCTCAGAGGCCGTGGTCCCCTCCTTTGGGATTTCAGTGCGTCTATGTCTCATACTTTCAGGATGAGACCAAACTTTGGTTTCCAATTCCTCGACTCGTTACGTCTTATGTGAGACGTCGTGACGCGGCGATAAGTCAATTTTTCAATGGCGCGTTCCGTACCTCGGTGGCATTGATGGTGACTGCGGCGGAGATCGACGTTTCGATGAGTGTTCGGACACTCGAGGAGTTGACCTATACGAAGTCCATGGGCGATGGTTTATTCTCGATCCAGATGAGGCCCAACTACAACGTGATCGTCGATCATCCGTGTAGGACGGTGCACTGGCAGCGTTTCTACTTTTACGTCAAGTCTGACGGTTTTGCCTTCGAGGAGCCGCCCGACGTTTCCTTTCGATTTTTGTGGAATCATAAACTCG TTGATCACCCGGACACGGCCTCTTATCCGGAAGATTTCGTCTCTGATGCTCGTGCAGTCGTTTCGCGCGTCCAAGTGAGCTGGAAGGATATCACCATCGAGAGGATTCGACGAGTGCTTGACAGAATCTCGAGGA AGGATTGGAGGTCTGATCTACTGCCTTTGATTACCGGTAACAAGCGGCGGTTTTCGATATTTAGTAGCGCCGAGCAAAAGATCATCAACGCGGCCAGGGAAATGAAAGAGCTTCCAGACTTGAGTGCATTAATCAAGAAAAAACTGAGCGAGGCGAAAAAGGCATCCTCTGCGACTCCTAGCGAGACAACTCTTAGTGGGACGACTCCTCGCGTGAAGACTCCTCGTGGAGCAATTCCTCCCGCTCCTCTTCCTCTTGTGGTTTCCCCTGGACCGTCTACAGGCCCGGCTAACGTCGACTCTTCGAGGGAGGATCTCACATTGATCTCTGAACGAGAGACTGCTGAACCATCGGTGACTGGTGGTAATAAGAAGAGATCTGCTCCTGACTCCTCTGCATCGGCTGCTTCTCAAGCGAGGACTGAATCTGATGGTcctccaaaaaagaaaaagaaaaaagagaggaagaagaagaaatctgtTGAGGAACAGTCGGAGCCTGCTGAAAGCGCCGAGAATTGTGAGACCGTTATCGAGAAAGGTTCCTCTCGCGATGCTGCAGCTCGGGGAGTCGTCGACTCGGACAACTCCCCGTCCATctctctgaagaagaagaagactgccCGCAGTCAGGAGTCGTCTACTCCGGCTGCGTCTGCTTCTGCTGCGAAGATTCCTCCAGCTGCACCTCGGACTCTTGTTGAAGGCGGTTCGGCCTCTGAGGATCGTCGGGTCAAATTTCATGACCGCGTGGAGTTCAAGTACGTCGGCGAGACTCCTCTTTCCTTTGCCCCGACTGACTGTGCTGAGCTTGTTCGACAAATTAAGGGTGGTCGCAAGGACTTGCCCGCTGTCAAGGACCTTATTTTCAAGGACGCATATGTCAATGCGGCGAGGACTAAAATTCTGGTAAGAATTATTCTccttattttatctttttcatgTTCCTGGTTAACAAGTGAATGTGCATCCAATGCCACTTTCACTAACCaaaacgaactacgaatggcttga